A region of Acidobacteriota bacterium DNA encodes the following proteins:
- a CDS encoding tetratricopeptide repeat protein, producing the protein MQIGSAIGPYRILYHLGSGGMGSVWLAEDTRLHRQVALKTLRAVDDDDAPARARLMREARAAAALNHPHIATVYDVLENDGQVVIVFEYVEGETLSARLARGPLPAPEAVEFGCQIAKALVVAHAHGIVHRDLKPANVIVTAGGQLKVLDFGIARMLATGTTQTKAGHTGSALGLIGTPAYAAPEQMVSPAVDERADLYALGVMLFEMISGRRPFTGSDPVALASSKLGHDAPALKSADTPIPRDLERLVASLLARDREHRPASAGDALAQLRTIYGTSGTGTLALPSSPRRTATTVAAAVLLAAVAGFGAWEISRMAGAAAPASATAPVVAVLPLANMSGDVTRDFVAAGIAESLISSLAALPSVTVLSRASVTEARNRIPESSALARDLGATYLVEGSVQESAGRIRISLNLVRLDRTVAWGDSVEGPFEAIFELQSRLAIALSSALSVQASPDQRARMNAQPTSNTQALSAYWRGRALMERRDLKGSIAAATQAFTEAITLDPEFALAHAAIGESYWQEYVQSRDQEWAHKATEAGLDALRLAPDLPQVRYTLAVTLAGTGKLDAAVDELLRALALQPNFDDARRQLGQVLARQGKVDEAVVEFERAIALRPTAWGTWSAMGVSLFQAARYREAADAFIRVTQLQPDNFFGFQQLGAAYQNLGDYPLALQNYQRALEIRPNPQAYSNVGVIHHLRGEYAAAVVAYQRALELRPNSHITWRNLGDSYRRMSRPRDADSAYQRAIEQAESELKINGTDAGTLSLLAVYLAKAGRHEAARLRLNGALAAAPSDAVVHFRGAEVYVLAGRVDDAMSALTTAVSHGMSVARIRDEEDFEPLRKLNSFRSLIQGEKQ; encoded by the coding sequence GTGCAGATCGGCAGTGCCATTGGCCCGTACCGGATTCTTTACCACCTGGGCTCCGGTGGTATGGGATCGGTCTGGCTGGCCGAGGACACCCGCCTGCACCGCCAGGTCGCGCTCAAGACCCTGCGGGCGGTGGACGATGACGATGCGCCGGCCCGGGCGCGGTTGATGCGCGAGGCTCGCGCCGCCGCGGCCCTGAATCACCCCCATATCGCAACCGTCTACGACGTGCTCGAAAACGACGGCCAGGTGGTGATCGTGTTCGAGTACGTGGAGGGGGAGACGCTGTCGGCGCGTCTCGCCCGCGGTCCGCTGCCGGCGCCCGAGGCGGTGGAGTTTGGCTGCCAGATTGCCAAGGCGCTGGTGGTCGCGCATGCGCACGGCATCGTGCACCGCGACCTGAAGCCCGCCAACGTGATCGTGACCGCCGGGGGGCAGCTGAAGGTCCTGGACTTCGGCATCGCCCGGATGCTGGCGACCGGCACGACGCAAACCAAGGCCGGGCACACCGGCAGTGCGCTTGGCCTGATTGGGACGCCGGCCTATGCCGCGCCGGAGCAGATGGTGTCGCCCGCCGTGGATGAGCGCGCCGATCTCTACGCGCTCGGCGTGATGCTGTTCGAGATGATCAGCGGCCGCCGCCCGTTCACGGGCAGCGATCCCGTCGCGCTGGCGTCATCCAAGCTGGGCCATGACGCCCCCGCGCTGAAGTCCGCCGACACGCCGATTCCACGTGACCTCGAACGCCTGGTGGCATCGCTCCTGGCGCGCGATCGCGAGCATCGGCCGGCGTCGGCTGGCGACGCCCTGGCGCAGCTCCGGACGATTTATGGCACGTCGGGAACCGGCACGCTGGCGCTGCCGAGCTCCCCGCGCCGGACGGCCACGACCGTGGCTGCCGCCGTATTGTTGGCGGCCGTTGCCGGCTTCGGCGCGTGGGAGATCAGCCGGATGGCCGGCGCCGCCGCGCCCGCTAGCGCCACGGCGCCGGTGGTTGCCGTGCTGCCGCTCGCCAACATGAGTGGGGACGTCACGAGAGACTTCGTCGCCGCCGGCATCGCCGAGAGCCTCATCTCCAGCCTGGCCGCGCTGCCATCGGTCACGGTGCTGTCACGCGCGTCGGTTACCGAGGCGCGCAATCGAATTCCCGAGTCGTCGGCCCTTGCACGTGACCTGGGCGCTACTTACCTTGTTGAAGGCAGTGTGCAGGAGTCGGCCGGCCGGATCCGAATCTCGCTAAATCTGGTCCGCCTTGATCGGACGGTGGCGTGGGGCGACAGCGTTGAAGGGCCATTCGAGGCGATCTTCGAGCTGCAGTCGAGGCTCGCCATCGCCTTGAGCAGCGCGTTGTCGGTGCAGGCTTCGCCCGACCAGCGGGCCAGGATGAACGCTCAACCGACCTCAAATACGCAGGCGTTGTCTGCATACTGGCGCGGCCGCGCCTTGATGGAACGAAGAGACCTCAAGGGCAGCATTGCGGCGGCAACACAGGCATTCACGGAGGCGATCACACTCGATCCGGAGTTTGCGCTGGCGCATGCGGCAATCGGGGAGTCCTACTGGCAGGAATACGTGCAGTCGCGTGATCAAGAGTGGGCTCACAAGGCGACCGAGGCCGGACTGGATGCGCTGCGCCTCGCCCCCGATCTCCCGCAGGTTCGCTACACGCTTGCCGTCACCCTGGCCGGCACGGGCAAGCTGGACGCGGCTGTGGACGAACTTCTCAGGGCCTTGGCCCTTCAGCCCAACTTTGACGATGCGCGCCGTCAATTGGGGCAGGTTCTGGCGCGCCAGGGCAAGGTGGATGAGGCGGTCGTGGAGTTCGAGCGAGCGATTGCCCTGCGCCCAACCGCGTGGGGCACTTGGAGTGCCATGGGCGTCAGTCTGTTCCAGGCGGCGCGCTACCGCGAGGCCGCTGACGCGTTCATACGCGTCACGCAGTTGCAGCCCGACAACTTCTTCGGCTTCCAGCAGCTTGGTGCCGCCTACCAGAACCTGGGCGACTACCCGCTGGCGCTGCAGAACTATCAGCGCGCGTTGGAGATTCGGCCGAATCCGCAGGCCTACTCCAACGTGGGCGTGATTCATCACCTGCGGGGCGAGTACGCCGCCGCGGTTGTGGCTTATCAGCGTGCTCTCGAGCTTCGCCCGAACTCGCACATCACCTGGCGTAACCTGGGCGATTCCTACCGCCGGATGAGCCGACCGCGCGACGCGGACAGCGCCTACCAACGCGCCATCGAGCAGGCCGAATCGGAACTGAAGATTAACGGAACCGACGCGGGAACTTTGTCCCTGCTGGCCGTCTATCTCGCCAAGGCCGGTCGGCATGAGGCGGCCCGCCTGCGTCTCAACGGGGCGCTGGCGGCGGCCCCGTCGGACGCGGTGGTGCACTTCCGCGGCGCCGAAGTGTACGTGCTGGCCGGACGAGTCGACGACGCCATGTCGGCCCTGACAACGGCCGTATCCCACGGCATGAGCGTGGCCCGCATCCGTGATGAAGAAGACTTTGAGCCCCTTCGGAAATTGAACTCGTTCCGGTCGCTGATTCAAGGAGAAAAGCAATGA
- a CDS encoding D-aminoacylase, which produces MSFRIALVALLVLAPLAAQSPPQFDILIKNGRVLDGTGNPWYRADIGIAGDRIRAMGTLTGATARTVIDAADRFVTPGFIDVHSHAGGGLGTEELKHGQPLLAQGLTTVFVNPDGGGPVDLAAQRTTYEKQRIGTNVGLFVPHGSIRRAVMDMSDLDPTPAELAKMVELTRQGMLAGAVGLSSGLYYAPGSYSKTAEVVAMAKATAPFGGVYSSHIRDESDYTIGVVAAVQEVIDIAEQGGVTGVVSHMKALGPASWGLSKVLIERIEGARARGVQVFADQYPYEASGTGIVGALMPRSAQVGGRDAMMKRILGELRPEILADVKTNIARRGGAETLMISRYLADPSFEGQRLSTLAAKAGVSPEEYALKMLEKGDASLVSFNMSEGDIEGIMRQPWTMTCTDGDLVPMGQGVPHPRAYGAFPRKLKRYVRERSAVELAAAIRSMTTLPATVFGLKDRGQLRAGAFADVLIFDLAKVNDAATYEKPHQLAEGMNDIIINGALVRREGKFTSALAGRVLRPERQ; this is translated from the coding sequence ATGTCTTTTCGCATTGCCCTGGTGGCCCTCCTTGTTCTCGCGCCACTCGCTGCCCAGTCGCCCCCGCAATTCGACATCCTGATCAAGAACGGGCGGGTGCTCGACGGAACGGGCAATCCCTGGTATCGCGCCGACATCGGCATTGCCGGCGATCGGATCCGCGCGATGGGAACACTGACCGGCGCCACGGCCAGGACCGTGATCGACGCCGCCGACCGGTTCGTGACCCCCGGATTCATCGACGTCCACTCGCACGCGGGTGGCGGGCTCGGGACCGAGGAACTGAAGCACGGCCAGCCGCTGCTCGCGCAGGGCCTGACCACCGTCTTCGTCAATCCCGACGGCGGCGGTCCCGTCGACCTGGCCGCGCAACGCACCACTTACGAGAAGCAGCGCATTGGCACCAACGTCGGGCTGTTCGTCCCGCATGGCTCGATTCGCCGCGCCGTGATGGACATGTCGGACCTCGACCCCACGCCCGCCGAACTCGCGAAGATGGTCGAACTCACCCGCCAGGGCATGCTGGCTGGTGCGGTCGGGCTCTCGAGCGGCTTGTACTACGCGCCGGGCAGCTATTCGAAGACGGCTGAAGTAGTCGCGATGGCGAAGGCCACCGCGCCCTTCGGCGGCGTGTACTCCAGCCATATCCGTGATGAATCGGACTACACCATCGGCGTGGTCGCGGCGGTGCAGGAGGTGATCGACATCGCGGAACAAGGCGGCGTCACCGGCGTGGTGTCGCACATGAAGGCGCTCGGACCAGCGAGCTGGGGCCTGTCGAAGGTGTTGATCGAGCGCATTGAAGGCGCGCGGGCGCGCGGCGTACAGGTGTTTGCCGACCAGTATCCCTACGAGGCCAGTGGCACCGGCATTGTCGGCGCGCTGATGCCGCGCTCGGCGCAGGTCGGCGGCCGCGACGCGATGATGAAGCGCATTCTGGGCGAGCTGCGGCCCGAGATCCTGGCGGACGTGAAGACGAACATCGCCAGGCGCGGTGGGGCCGAGACGCTGATGATCAGCCGCTACTTGGCCGATCCGTCGTTCGAGGGCCAGCGCCTCTCAACCCTCGCCGCCAAGGCCGGCGTATCACCCGAGGAGTACGCGCTCAAGATGCTCGAGAAGGGCGACGCCAGCCTGGTGTCGTTCAACATGTCGGAGGGCGACATCGAGGGCATCATGCGCCAGCCGTGGACCATGACCTGCACCGACGGCGACCTGGTGCCCATGGGCCAGGGAGTTCCCCACCCGCGCGCGTACGGCGCCTTCCCGCGCAAGCTGAAGCGCTACGTGCGCGAGCGAAGCGCCGTGGAGCTGGCCGCCGCCATTCGCTCAATGACGACGCTGCCGGCGACGGTGTTCGGGTTGAAGGATCGCGGCCAGCTGCGGGCCGGCGCGTTTGCGGATGTGCTGATTTTCGACCTGGCGAAGGTGAACGACGCGGCGACGTACGAGAAACCGCACCAGCTGGCCGAGGGGATGAACGACATCATCATCAACGGCGCACTGGTGCGGCGTGAGGGGAAGTTCACGTCGGCACTGGCCGGACGCGTGCTGCGTCCTGAGCGGCAGTAA
- a CDS encoding GNAT family N-acetyltransferase codes for MRITNSEGIAIRAASAADRDFVLALADRLVSFEVPAFRSKAEFADGDRRALAAWFERLPDDSPAEAQSAEADEALFIAELNGHSAGCAYLVTLVDFFTERPHAHVSVLAVTAEAEGRGVGSALLDHCQAWARQRGSDHLTLNALVTNARARGLYERRGFSGEYIRYVLPLRY; via the coding sequence TTGAGAATCACGAATAGCGAAGGGATCGCGATCCGGGCCGCGTCGGCCGCCGATCGCGACTTCGTGCTGGCGCTGGCCGACCGGCTGGTGTCGTTCGAGGTGCCGGCGTTCCGCTCGAAAGCGGAATTCGCCGACGGCGATCGCCGCGCTCTCGCCGCGTGGTTTGAGCGCCTGCCGGACGATAGTCCCGCCGAAGCGCAAAGCGCGGAGGCGGATGAAGCCCTGTTCATCGCCGAACTGAATGGGCATTCGGCAGGTTGCGCCTACCTGGTCACCCTCGTCGACTTCTTCACCGAGCGACCGCACGCGCACGTGTCGGTACTCGCGGTGACGGCCGAGGCTGAAGGCCGCGGCGTGGGTTCGGCCCTACTCGACCATTGCCAGGCCTGGGCGCGCCAGCGTGGCTCCGACCATTTGACGCTGAACGCCCTGGTCACCAACGCCCGCGCCCGCGGCCTCTACGAACGCCGCGGCTTTAGCGGCGAATACATTCGGTATGTCTTGCCACTGAGGTACTAA